A window of the Cryptosporidium parvum Iowa II chromosome 7, whole genome shotgun sequence genome harbors these coding sequences:
- a CDS encoding hypothetical protein (with no close homologs) codes for MELGDIHGVLSSGLLDSDKMRPMGRRFSVKVVDYIVERFGTERTLPYISSIMAFLIQGCKDMEVHVQNSAVSTIGLIASSFLAEEIFQLNQDIVDNFFDPLFQFSKKESNPTIQISSIAAISSAIDGMSTNLVIMNLNKLMGNLVPIMMNPNTSEACRAVVIDTLRKLVVLVWTFLQETSFGSSPGMYDLKQKQNMDPELNVCAEGLELKQVEGINDHLILPITWKQISSIFNGILKELHPNYTTNSKNTNVRSASLSLLTEIMVCCFVAQAGALLAAHNSNIPLQKPIDGIKTYAEVIINVVNLGAKDKSPKVREVAQYCIKRLQEANEAYIPDGSEMMSFTQNIQIIEKEQLNNQNISKSSKSRNRIMNENFFKNATDEILVKHVSPPSSWRQIQRNAIEDKDQQTKLDMTTKSSEEEQVDKEDQYPASVSSITETQSVHSNSNSFVGANDLLPQDNTSNTQNYPPLHLTEAVNQNLFLPGSKYSAISSNINAPLPSPLYIVTQPPVIQGNVMNHSGINQESSEKQLILEKKVEELSKEVKRLITRQNELENVAHVLKMVAIHRVDSLEEKIKGLSDSLRETKKEVRLEMDEIQNEKATLEEDLRHLSVNERKEIIGDFRRQLYNKAKQIVVENK; via the coding sequence ATGGAACTGGGGGACATCCATGGAGTACTCTCAAGCGGCCTCTTGGACTCTGATAAGATGAGACCAATGGGCAGGAGGTTCAGCGTCAAAGTAGTTGACTATATTGTTGAGCGCTTTGGAACGGAACGCACTCTGCCCTACATCTCTTCAATAATGGCATTCTTAATTCAAGGATGCAAAGATATGGAAGTGCATGTCCAAAATTCAGCAGTCTCAACTATAGGATTAATTGCCAGCTCATTTCTTGCCGAAGAGATTTTTCAACTTAATCAGGATATTGTAGACAATTTCTTTGATCcattatttcaattctCAAAAAAGGAAAGCAATCCAACAATTCAAATTAGTTCGATTGCAGCAATTAGTTCTGCGATAGATGGGATGAGTACAAACCTAGTAATTATGAATCTTAATAAACTTATGGGAAACTTGGTTCCAATTATGATGAATCCTAATACTTCAGAGGCATGTAGAGCTGTAGTAATTGACACTTTGAGAAAGTTGGTTGTTCTTGTCTGGACTTTTCTACAAGAAACATCTTTTGGAAGCTCTCCAGGTATGTATGATCTTAAGCAAAAGCAAAATATGGACCCAGAATTGAATGTATGCGCAGAAGGTCTTGAATTAAAACAAGTTGAGGGTATTAACGATCATTTGATCCTCCCTATTACTTGGAAACAAATCAGCAGTATTTTTAATGGGATACTTAAAGAATTACACCCTAACTATACTACAAATAGTAAGAATACCAACGTTAGAAGTGCATCTCTCTCTCTTCTAACTGAAATCATGGTTTGTTGCTTTGTTGCACAAGCGGGAGCTCTCTTGGCTGCGCACAACAGCAATATCCCTTTGCAAAAACCCATTGATGGAATTAAAACTTATGCAGAAGTCATAATTAATGTAGTAAACCTTGGAGCTAAAGATAAGTCGCCCAAAGTTAGAGAAGTTGCTCaatattgtattaaaaGGCTTCAAGAGGCTAATGAAGCTTACATTCCTGATGGTAGCGAAATGATGAGTTTTACTCAAAACATACAAATAATCGAAAAGGAACAGCTCAACAaccaaaatatttctaagAGTTCTAAATCCCGAAATAGAATTATGAAtgaaaatttctttaaaaatgCAACCGATGAGATTTTAGTTAAGCATGTTTCGCCTCCCTCAAGCTGGAGACAAATACAACGCAACGCTATAGAAGACAAAGACCAACAGACTAAGTTAGATATGACAACAAAGAGTAGTGAGGAAGAACAAGTTGATAAAGAAGACCAATACCCTGCTTCAGTTTCTAGTATTACGGAAACTCAGTCAGTCCATAGTAATAGTAACAGTTTCGTGGGTGCGAACGACTTACTTCCTCAAGATAATACAAGCAATACTCAAAATTACCCTCCTCTGCATCTTACTGAGGCTGTTAACCAAAATCTATTCTTGCCAGGCTCTAAATATTCTGcaatatcttcaaatataaaCGCTCCTCTTCCGTCTCCCCTTTATATCGTCACTCAACCTCCAGTCATTCAAGGCAATGTGATGAACCATTCAGGTATTAATCAAGAATCAAGTgaaaaacaattaattcTCGAAAAGAAGGTAGAAGAACTAAGTAAAGAAGTAAAAAGACTTATTACAAGACAAAACGAACTGGAAAATGTCGCCCATGTATTAAAGATGGTTGCGATACATAGAGTGGACTCCCTGGAAGAGAAGATAAAAGGCTTGTCAGATTCCCTTAGGGAGACTAAAAAAGAAGTAAGGCTAGAAATGGACGAAATCCAGAATGAAAAGGCAACCTTGGAAGAGGACTTAAGACATTTGTCTGTAAATGAGAGAAAGGAGATTATTGGAGATTTTCGCAGGCAATTATATAACAAGGCAAAACAAATAGTAGTTGAAAACAAGTAG
- a CDS encoding Bub1p related protein kinase → MKGKYKTFFSFNVDILKDNKTNPYGPFSRNDELSFEEIGYLRYQLDYNEFFNTKVDDKENLSKVCQKRNSCSSTNKDSWVKKDLDSKRISILEPVTSEKVELNKVSEVIESLSLNYIQKDQAVISPIDSQDSNYAAFKLGSCGNFDKSEEGASFRSEDNYYLVSLFGVHKYNSEKNLTFEKSLFSMGLISTMNPYHIRSRSFRESIMLNHINERYNNYSKLQLCAVPYMLYQINLASVTNKDDAPRLNQSSFKTGYSFTLEINQSYKRTFMLKKLIGSGANASVFSSDVCTIVNENLVSVFSCAVKVQHKDLGLNVREIYGGLSLYKRNKKRITGIIKRASIEIEKPLILNEYQTNSFNEDIKKRSPLVQKTARSSISTTYLPGSNIPSSRNSLNSCFAPMDTANENQSNENMAFRTSVSSLAHTPNISFYASSGNTPINNFRKSSVSSVKTASRISVSSHCSCNYVDSASDGSSLTNPIEIGEGVTIFCITELYIVSQSSSGMIQNILTREMMKGNREQENNQKNAELNDELSASVGISILPTFFGAQSLQNILNEFYLRNGMTMEEPILLFLTYQFAETLLAFNEMKILHGDIKPDNILLYPNPSFCEEGWNNDTNLFTCHPLIPESHELPIFMSIIDFGRSLDIGEIYKNTFFEGNCHAKSFLPPVMLENLPWLHHIDIFGIASTIHCLITGRYMELTKWSDETLRCLEYKHTKNKQDENDILKVYNYRIKNQSSCLKRNWRIEFWSNFMTNCINFCPILDSRSIPNSAEFQGSLCHNNKTGLVSEQTKGLHVSQSIDEISRNITVFLRKVQADIISIFQEDQQLKTTLYKQLLKIRKQLQNVSTSN, encoded by the coding sequence ATGAAAGGAAAATATAAGACATTTTTTAGTTTCAATgttgatattttaaaagataataaaacaaaCCCATATGGTCCCTTTTCGAGAAACGATGAGTTATCATTTGAGGAAATAGGGTACCTTAGATATCAATTAGACTATAATGAGTTTTTCAATACTAAGGTCGACGATAAGGAAAATCTAAGTAAGGTTTGCCAAAAGAGAAACTCTTGCAGTTCAACAAATAAAGATTCCTGGGTTAAAAAGGACCTTGATTCCAAGCGGATTTCTATATTAGAGCCTGTTACCAGTGAAAAagttgaattaaataaagttaGCGAGGTAATTGAATCGTTAAGCTTAAATTATATACAAAAAGATCAAGCTGTAATTTCTCCAATAGATTCGCAAGACAGTAACTATGCTGCATTTAAATTGGGTAGCTGTGGTAATTTTGACAAAAGTGAGGAAGGGGCTTCTTTTCGCTCCGAAGATAATTACTATTTGGTCTCATTATTTGGTGTTCATAAATATAACTCAGAGAAAAATTTAACTTTTGAAAAATCCCTTTTTTCTATGGGATTGATTTCAACCATGAATCCTTATCACATAAGATCTCGCTCATTTAGGGAGTCAATCATGCTAAATCACATCAATGAAAGGtacaataattattcaaagcTCCAACTATGTGCTGTCCCATATATGCTTTACCAAATCAATTTGGCTTCTGTAACTAACAAGGATGATGCTCCAAGGTTGAACCAAAGCTCGTTTAAAACTGGTTATTCTTTTACCTTGGAAATCAACCAAAGTTATAAGCGGACCTTTATgcttaaaaaattaattggGTCAGGAGCAAATGCGAGTGTATTTTCTTCTGATGTTTGCACAATAGTGAACGAAAACCTGGTTAGCGTATTTTCATGCGCTGTTAAAGTTCAGCATAAAGACCTTGGGCTCAATGTTAGGGAAATTTATGGTGGGCTATCTCTTTATaagagaaataaaaaacGCATAACAGGTATTATTAAGAGGGCTTCTATAGAAATTGAGAAACCTTTGATTCTGAATGAGTACCAAACAAATAGTtttaatgaagatattaaaaaaaggtCGCCGCTAGTTCAAAAAACAGCCAGAAGCTCAATAAGTACAACTTATTTACCCGGAAGTAATATACCCTCTAGTAGGAATTCGTTAAACTCGTGTTTTGCCCCTATGGATACTGCAAATGAGAATCAATCGAATGAAAATATGGCATTTAGGACTTCAGTGAGTAGCCTTGCACATACTCCAAACATAAGCTTTTATGCAAGTTCAGGAAACActccaataaataattttagaaaGAGCTCAGTATCTTCTGTAAAGACAGCTAGTAGAATTTCTGTTTCTTCACACTGTTCTTGCAACTACGTTGACTCCGCTTCTGACGGAAGTTCTTTAACCAATCCAATTGAAATCGGAGAGGGGGTAACCATATTTTGTATAACCGAGCTATATATAGTTTCTCAAAGCTCATCAGGGATGATCCAGAACATCTTGACTAGGGAGATGATGAAGGGCAACCGAGAGcaagaaaataatcaaaagaaTGCGGAATTAAATGACGAACTTAGCGCTTCTGTGGGTATCTCAATACTACCTACATTTTTTGGAGCGCAAAGCTTACAAAACATACTAAACGAGTTTTACCTAAGGAATGGAATGACTATGGAAGAGCCTATCCTGTTATTTCTCACTTATCAATTTGCTGAAACCCTCCTTGCATTTAAtgaaatgaaaatattacatGGAGATATTAAGCCTGACAACATATTACTATATCCAAATCCTAGTTTTTGTGAGGAAGGCTGGAATAATGATACAAACCTGTTTACTTGTCACCCACTGATTCCAGAGAGCCATGAATTACCGATATTCATGTCAATAATTGACTTTGGGAGAAGTCTAGATATAGGAGAAATTTACAAAAACACCTTCTTTGAAGGAAATTGCCATGCAAAAAGCTTTCTTCCTCCTGTAATGTTAGAAAATCTCCCCTGGCTTCACCACATTGATATCTTTGGCATTGCCTCCACAATACATTGCTTAATTACTGGAAGATATATGGAGCTCACAAAGTGGAGCGATGAGACCCTCAGGTGCTTGGAATATAAACACactaaaaataaacaagatgaaaatgatattcTTAAAGTTTATAACTATAGAATTAAGAACCAGAGTTCATGtcttaaaagaaattggaGAATAGAGTTTTGGAGCAATTTCATGACTAATTGTATCAACTTTTGCCCCATTCTCGACTCTAGATCTATACCAAATTCTGCTGAATTCCAGGGCTCTCTCTgtcataataataaaactgGGCTAGTTTCAGAACAGACAAAAGGTCTTCATGTTTCCCAATCAATTGACGAGATCTCGCGAAACATTACTGTTTTCTTAAGAAAGGTTCAAGCGGACATCATCTCGATTTTCCAAGAAGACCAACAACTCAAAACTACTCTTTATAAGCAGCTCTTGAAGATTAGGAAGCAGCTCCAAAATGTCTCCACCTCAAATTAG
- a CDS encoding nuclear pore associated protein (NLP4) with N-terminal ubiquitin domain has translation IMHEEWIIRVFSSSGRSRVTIPSTCNLSMLKSKIAQSLKVPEEQQLLSLDSHGNTLLKGDSLSVLQHGLFNGSIVYLITDATPQIATQSIQRPKHMTTSDLPPLEKKPSNSNYPSSSSADSKDMNNSVEKSEGPHFKSFDSFLSERNFVTDDLPLKQSYKSFFISKGVMNKIPPSVTLRHQAYRHVDHLEMMNLSEAMQFVDYWRSKLGMMKQRVGWMYGYYREDSTYPMGIRAVMEAIYEPPQDEKAEPGKLILENDSFKSTVDRVAQSLGLECLGLVFTHNERDEVLTSNEIVTLGKLQLEALKTPHYTGYPVSSFICCTIAPCKSIQGGDPIPNAFAVSDLGLALLRDKIIDEKGLKDDTHIVIREEDKGEILPQILEKGVSTRKFDAHWLIVRINESAPIQPKPFFSSSQFPRENRIVPQKPSDVSEFIKSRLTSVPLTSCNLLNDFHLLLYLAKLFDEATAISICESIINKTAVDQHLLDILMSLN, from the coding sequence ATAATGCACGAAGAATGGATTATCCGGGTTTTCTCTTCCTCTGGAAGATCAAGAGTGACAATTCCTTCAACATGTAACCTTTCAATGTTAAAGTCAAAGATAGCTCAGTCGCTTAAGGTTCCTGAAGAACAACAACTTCTAAGTTTAGACTCACATGGGAACACACTACTGAAGGGAGACTCACTTAGTGTGCTTCAACATGGTCTTTTTAATGGCTCGATAGTTTATTTGATTACTGATGCAACTCCACAGATTGCTACGCAAAGCATCCAAAGGCCAAAACATATGACAACAAGTGACCTTCCTCCACTTGAAAAGAAGCCCTCAAATTCAAACTATccatcttcttcttctgcTGATTCTAAGGATATGAATAATAGCGTGGAAAAAAGTGAAGGGCCAcattttaaatcatttgattcatttttaagCGAAAGAAATTTTGTCACTGATGACCTACCACTTAAGCAATCCTACaaatctttctttatttcaaaaggAGTAATGAACAAAATACCCCCTTCAGTTACACTAAGGCACCAAGCTTATCGACACGTTGACCACCTTGAGATGATGAATTTGTCTGAAGCAATGCAATTTGTTGACTATTGGAGGTCAAAATTAGGTATGATGAAACAAAGAGTCGGTTGGATGTATGGATACTATCGAGAAGATAGTACATATCCGATGGGTATTCGAGCTGTAATGGAAGCAATTTACGAACCTCCACAAGATGAGAAAGCTGAACCAGGAAAGCTTATTCTCGAAAATGATAGTTTTAAATCTACAGTCGATAGAGTTGCTCAATCTCTTGGTCTCGAATGTTTAGGATTGGTTTTCACACATAATGAGAGAGACGAAGTACTAACTTCTAATGAGATTGTTACTCTTGGAAAGCTTCAGTTAGAAGCACTAAAAACACCTCATTACACTGGCTATCCTGTTAGCAGCTTTATTTGCTGTACAATTGCTCCTTGTAAGTCTATCCAAGGAGGAGACCCCATACCAAATGCGTTTGCAGTTTCTGACCTTGGATTAGCTCTTCTCAGAGACAAAATAATTGATGAGAAAGGATTAAAGGACGACACTCATATTGTTATTAGAGAAGAGGATAAGGGTGAGATTCTACCACAAATCCTAGAAAAGGGTGTATCTACCCGCAAGTTTGATGCCCACTGGCTAATAGTGCGCATTAATGAGTCCGCCCCTATCCAACCAAAACCTTTCTTTTCCTCATCACAGTTTCCCAGAGAAAATAGAATTGTTCCTCAGAAACCAAGCGATGTCtcagaatttattaaatccaGGCTAACATCAGTACCTTTGACTTCCTGCAATCTCCTCAACGACTTTCACCTATTGTTGTACCTAGCAAAATTGTTTGACGAAGCTACAGCAATCAGTATATGTGAATCAATCATTAACAAAACCGCAGTAGATCAGCACTTACTAGATATTTTGATGTCCTTAAACTAA
- a CDS encoding membrane protein with multiple cysteines at the N-terminus. (No homologs in other organisms, signal peptide plus 4 transmembrane domains.), with amino-acid sequence MYALKSLSIKLLFLLLLEVCAYKFTNGVPIASEAKVETENPLLSSTEDCSNNPCACCSDKLLSMAEEYSELNGGANTECSSFLKNLFCTLACNEESSDIGTLSNEIMVLSVCESGCSEILKKCPVKDSKSEEGGDEGKEEKKEKEEKKEKDEKKEKDEKKEKDEKDKKSEDKESEDKKEEVKNEDKEKKNENKEEKSESNEENKETGENTDEKHIKEEEDSTSTSNKRSIISSNFSRLKNAEKITIDSSGISGSLSLKDEKSECSAISVPNMHTTKSSKYSLAFIQANSDTKICLKSSGGFKLMTKNVPILKSGSSSSGTTANTQTLPSSTVASNVSSSLGNAPLTDEEIKCGFCFSKCCCWPVWSGSIISFAAYMVMAFLAIYWQSALFSLGLKSSHFWKGGGYWLAGSGGLGIFVGMLVGGLVSSCFAGALSLGGSLTNLFMSVLLVGRLGAALGGIGGLGTGASIGLMAHSGTISWVIGLILGLLLGLVVGFSPIARSLKMNDRYIRRGIRQRELRRRSRLSEGSYHSEGFSDASGTDRGKRSSVQRHTSAESRDNAAHISDGHSQSSSSAANNVN; translated from the coding sequence atGTATGCATTAAAAAGTTTAtcaatcaaattattatttttacttttattgGAAGTATGCGCTTATAAGTTCACAAATGGAGTTCCGATAGCTTCAGAAGCAAAGGTAGAAACAGAAAACCCATTGCTATCAAGTACAGAGGATTGTTCTAACAATCCATGTGCCTGTTGTTCTGATAAGTTGCTTTCCATGGCAGAAGAATATTCAGAATTAAATGGAGGCGCAAATACGGAATgttcttcatttttaaagaatctATTTTGCACTTTAGCATGTAACGAGGAGTCATCAGACATTGGAACATTGTCAAATGAAATTATGGTCTTGTCTGTATGCGAGTCAGGATGTTCAGaaattctgaaaaaatGCCCAGTTAAAGATTCAAAGAGCGAAGAAGGTGGTGATGAAGGGaaggaagaaaagaaagaaaaagaagaaaagaaagaaaaggatgaaaagaaagaaaaggatgaaaagaaagaaaaggatGAAAAGGATAAAAAAAGTGAAGATAAAGAAAGTGAAGATAAGAAAGAAGAGgtaaaaaatgaagataaagaaaaaaagaatgaaaataaagaggAAAAGAGTGAAagtaatgaagaaaataaggaaACAGGAGAAAATACTGATGAAAAACACATcaaagaagaggaagattCAACCTCAACCTCTAATAAAAGGTCAATCATTTCAAGTAACTTTTCAAGATTGAAAAACGCAGAGAAGATAACAATTGACTCTTCCGGAATCTCTGGGTCGCTAAGTCTTAAGGATGAGAAGTCAGAATGTTCAGCAATTAGTGTTCCAAATATGCATACAACAAAGtcttcaaaatattctttagCCTTTATTCAAGCAAATAGTGATACTAAAATATGTTTGAAATCTAGTGGAGGGTTTAAGCTCATGACCAAAAACGTTCCAATTTTGAAATCAGGATCAAGCTCCAGTGGAACCACAGCGAATACTCAAACTTTGCCTTCATCTACAGTAGCTTCAAATGTATCTAGCTCTTTGGGCAATGCTCCTTTAACAGATGAGGAAATAAAATGTGGATTCTGTTTCAGCAAATGTTGTTGTTGGCCAGTTTGGAGTGgatcaataatatctttcGCGGCATATATGGTGATGGCCTTCTTGGCTATATACTGGCAATCTGCCCTGTTCTCTCTTGGCCTTAAGTCTTCACATTTTTGGAAAGGAGGTGGATACTGGCTGGCAGGTAGCGGAGGTCTTGGAATATTTGTTGGTATGCTTGTTGGAGGACTAGTTTCGTCTTGCTTTGCTGGGGCTCTTTCACTCGGTGGGTCTCTAACTAATCTCTTCATGTCAGTATTGCTTGTTGGAAGACTTGGAGCAGCTTTGGGAGGTATTGGTGGATTAGGAACTGGGGCATCAATTGGATTAATGGCTCACTCTGGAACCATATCGTGGGTTATAGGCCTGATATTAGGCCTACTGTTGGGTCTTGTTGTTGGGTTTTCTCCTATTGCTAGATCCCTAAAGATGAATGATAGATATATAAGAAGAGGAATTAGGCAAAGAGAACTAAGAAGGAGAAGTCGTCTCTCTGAAGGAAGCTATCATTCTGAAGGATTTTCAGATGCTTCTGGGACTGACAGAGGCAAAAGAAGTTCTGTCCAAAGACATACATCTGCAGAATCAAGAGATAACGCTGCTCATATAAGTGATGGACATTCGCAATCTTCGAGCAGTGCAGCAAACAATGTAAATTAA
- a CDS encoding gamma tubulin, whose protein sequence is LKMPRELVTLQIGQCGNQIGMEFWKQLCTEHGLDANGTVIKDSGPLEDRKDVFFYLSDDSHYVPRALLFDLEPRVLNSIKSSEFKHLYNPENFFIGKEGGGAGNNWGCGYDTGEEVYDEILDMIDREVEGCESMEGFVLCHSIAGGTGSGMGSYILELLNEHYPRKLIKTFSVFPMLNNESSDVVVQPYNSVLTLKRLALNADCVVVLDNTALSGIAEDRLNLTNPTFAQTNALVSTVMAASTTTLRYPGYMHNNLVSLFSTLVPTPRCHFLVTSYTPITISQNIQQNVRKTTTLDVMRRLLQPSNIMVSTNMRKGTYISILNIIRGETDPMEVHKSLQRIRDRNMVRFIQWGPAAIQVALSKYNPYSTQHKVNGLMMANNTAIAGLFQRCVAQFDRLMKRGAFLDNYKKQSVFQDGLDEFENAREVSEMLIEEYKRAERNDYMLAGYNTDSGSKNLQLDGLSRQEPPLNEYSDDLYNYYSKENNPNYNTYC, encoded by the coding sequence ttaaagatgCCCAGAGAATTAGTTACATTACAGATTGGGCAATGTGGGAATCAAATAGGCATGGAATTTTGGAAGCAGCTATGTACTGAACATGGCCTGGATGCCAATGGAACAGTAATCAAAGACAGTGGCCCACTTGAAGATAGGAAAGATGTGTTTTTCTATCTTTCAGATGACAGCCATTATGTTCCTCGAGCCTTACTATTTGATTTGGAGCCTAGAGTTCTAAATAGTATAAAATCAAGCGAATTCAAACACCTTTACAACCCAGAGAACTTCTTTATTGGAAAGGAGGGCGGCGGAGCTGGAAATAACTGGGGTTGTGGTTACGATACAGGGGAGGAGGTTTATGATGAAATACTGGATATGATTGATCGAGAAGTGGAAGGCTGCGAAAGTATGGAGGGGTTTGTTCTTTGCCACTCAATTGCAGGAGGTACCGGTAGTGGGATGGGGTCTTATATTTTAGAACTGTTAAATGAACATTATCCAAGAAAACTAATTAAAACATTCTCAGTTTTTCCAATGCTTAATAATGAGAGCTCTGATGTAGTGGTTCAGCCATATAACTCTGTGTTAACTCTGAAGAGATTAGCTTTAAACGCGGATTGCGTTGTAGTTCTTGATAATACTGCCTTGAGTGGAATAGCTGAAGATAGATTGAATTTGACGAATCCAACATTTGCCCAAACTAATGCTTTAGTCAGTACAGTAATGGCTGCTTCGACTACAACACTTAGATATCCGGGATACATGCACAATAATTTGGTTTCATTATTCTCCACCTTAGTTCCAACTCCAAGATGCCATTTTCTCGTGACATCATACACTCCAATTACAATTAGTCAAAATATACAACAAAATGTTAGGAAAACAACAACTTTGGATGTAATGAGACGACTTTTACAACCAAGTAATATTATGGTTAGCACAAATATGAGGAAGGGGACGTATATATCAATATTGAACATTATTAGAGGTGAGACTGATCCAATGGAAGTACACAAAAGTTTGCAGAGAATCAGGGACAGGAATATGGTAAGATTTATTCAGTGGGGCCCTGCAGCAATTCAAGTAGCTCTTTCAAAGTATAACCCATATTCTACTCAACACAAGGTGAATGGTTTAATGATGGCCAATAATACGGCTATAGCCGGCTTATTCCAGAGATGCGTAGCTCAGTTTGATAGATTAATGAAAAGAGGAGCCTTCCTTGACAACTATAAGAAACAATCAGTATTCCAAGATGGACTTGACGAGTTTGAAAATGCAAGAGAGGTATCAGAGATGttaattgaagaatataAGAGAGCAGAGAGAAACGACTATATGCTTGCAGGTTATAATACAGATTCTGGTTCAAAGAACTTACAACTTGATGGTTTATCTAGACAAGAACCTCCTTTAAATGAATACTCTGATGACTTGTATAATTATTACTCCAAGGAGAACAACCCAAATTATAACACTTATTGctaa
- a CDS encoding coiled coil protein — MQQVPLNAQPWGGIPSPMAGGMPTRQNGPVFPGAVPRMGVYSTPHSPNRSSQIPPNVQSQMFPRQVPIPRVGVMGKPPGLGTQLTPAQELMMSTFTAQNQSINGVPYPASSIPQNLNVPSSPMPSPEREQRNSGIGTKLLNSFIPWMGTCGAQPSVGQNTGLKSPNSGGIGSVFCCAPEKSGIMTPEFPGSHDSNFSFSNNAKDQFKGGVNPSNNDLEKENKELRESLFQLGEAVHDFVSKNNPNNESQLIATLSKQLSTIHQRIGDIKYSVFPTENKIGIETKNDLVLNIVQTVNIIFGKIEVIASILNNDHSALVFVNEIQKSLFDIGTHLEKLDELYKSKGSELEAAKHVSIMMEEDNKHLSERLKDSNEQIRMLRERIIVLSTNIEDKSSPQAQTSSPLYKKLESEKFELERKIQSIEQQLEETKKALEVSQNKYNNLIKQESINAKWPNYELTKGRSHEDLVELLKKIDPESKALQSIAENIVKKDQNIFTPQPNLKDRVLNVQVQEKDIDFLKSDSTLGELHKDTIRMQLEQFQKLHLINENVNKNAERPLLKSKDKK, encoded by the coding sequence ATGCAGCAAGTGCCACTCAACGCTCAACCTTGGGGGGGGATTCCAAGTCCCATGGCTGGGGGAATGCCAACAAGACAAAATGGTCCTGTATTTCCAGGTGCAGTTCCAAGAATGGGAGTATACAGCACTCCACATTCGCCAAATAGATCAAGCCAAATACCTCCAAATGTTCAATCACAGATGTTTCCAAGACAAGTGCCAATTCCAAGGGTTGGAGTCATGGGGAAGCCTCCGGGTTTAGGAACACAGCTTACGCCAGCTCAAGAATTGATGATGTCAACATTTACTGCTCAAAACCAAAGTATAAATGGCGTTCCATACCCAGCGTCTTCAATACCGCAAAACCTGAACGTTCCTTCCTCTCCAATGCCTTCTCCAGAAAGAGAACAACGTAATTCGGGAATAGGGACAAAGTTacttaattcatttatacCTTGGATGGGGACTTGTGGTGCTCAACCAAGTGTCGGACAAAATACAGGTTTAAAAAGCCCAAATTCAGGTGGAATTGGTTCAGTTTTTTGTTGTGCTCCTGAAAAATCAGGAATAATGACTCCAGAATTCCCTGGTTCACATGATTCTAACTTTAGTTTCTCAAATAATGCAAAAGACCAATTTAAGGGAGGGGTGAATCCctcaaataatgatttgGAAAAGGAAAACAAAGAGCTTAGAGAAAGTTTATTCCAATTAGGGGAAGCTGTTCATGATTTcgtttcaaaaaataaccCAAATAACGAATCGCAGTTAATTGCAACGTTATCAAAACAATTGAGTACAATCCATCAAAGGATAGGAGATATCAAGTATTCCGTTTTCCCTACGGAAAATAAGATTGGAatagaaacaaaaaatgaCTTGGTTCTTAATATAGTACAAACAGTGAACATTATATTCGGGAAAATCGAGGTTATTGCTTCGATTTTGAATAACGATCATTCAGCTTTAGTATTCGTCAATGAAATTCAAAAGTCTCTTTTTGATATTGGTACTCATCTGGAGAAACTGGATGAACTTTATAAATCAAAAGGTTCGGAATTAGAAGCTGCCAAGCATGTTTCTATCATGATGgaagaagataataaaCATTTGTCAGAGAGACTTAAAGATTCTAATGAACAAATACGAATGTTAAGAGAGAGAATTATAGTATTATCAACAAATATCGAAGATAAAAGTTCTCCGCAAGCACAAACTTCTTCACCTTTGTACAAGAAACTTGAAAGCGAGAAATTTGAGTTGGAAAGAAAGATTCAAAGTATTGAACAACAACTAGAAGAAACTAAGAAAGCTCTGGAGGTTTCACAGaacaaatataataatctGATTAAACAAGAATCAATCAATGCTAAGTGGCCAAATTATGAATTAACTAAAGGTAGGAGCCACGAAGATTTAGTTGAGCttctaaagaaaattgATCCAGAAAGCAAAGCTCTACAATCTATTGCAGAAAATATTGTCAAGAAAgatcaaaatatatttactcCTCAGCCTAACTTAAAAGACCGAGTCCTTAACGTTCAAGttcaagaaaaagataTAGATTTCTTGAAAAGTGACTCCACACTTGGTGAGTTACACAAAGACACTATTAGGATGCAGCTAGAACAATTCCAGAAATTACACTTGATCAATGAGAACGTTAATAAGAATGCTGAAAGACCTctattaaaatcaaaagatAAGAAATAA